One part of the Eptesicus fuscus isolate TK198812 chromosome 20, DD_ASM_mEF_20220401, whole genome shotgun sequence genome encodes these proteins:
- the KRT23 gene encoding keratin, type I cytoskeletal 23 — protein MSSSHSFSQIPSGSLPGTRSGWGRPGGFPRAPSVHGGAGGVRISLSFTSPSCLPPGRSWGSGRGSSLLGGNGKVTMQNLNERLASYLDKVHALEEANVKLESRILKWHQERDPGSKQDYSQYEENISRLQEQIVDGKLTNAQVFLLLDNARMAVDDFNLKYENEHSFKKDLEIEVERLRKTLDDLTIVTTDLEQEVEGLRKELILMKKRHGQEMEGQHVPNDFKVNVKLNTTPGEDLIKILEDMRQEYEFMIKKKHRDLDAWYKEQSAAIAQETASPTAVQSNQGNIHELKRTFQALEIDLQAQRNRKSALENMLSETQSRYSCQLQDMQRIISHYEEELLQLRHDLERQNSEYKVLLGIKTHLEKEISTYRQLLEGESQGTTEESKLSARAAVVPKIKTITQESINGRIIYSQVNEIQKYA, from the exons ATGAGCTCCAGCCACAGCTTCAGCCAGATCCCCTCTGGCTCCCTCCCTGGCACCAGAAGTGGCTGGGGCAGGCCGGGGGGCTTCCCCCGGGCTCCCAGCGTccatgggggtgcagggggcgtCCGCATCTCCCTTTCCTTCACCTCCCcaagctgcctgccccctggAAGGTCTTGGGGGTCCGGAAGAGGCAGCTCCCTCCTAGGTGGAAATGGGAAGGTGACGATGCAGAACCTCAATGAGCGCCTGGCCTCCTACCTGGACAAGGTGCatgctctggaggaggccaacgTGAAGCTCGAGAGTCGCATCCTGAAGTGGCACCAGGAGAGAGATCCTGGCAGCAAGCAAGATTATTCCCAGTATGAGGAGAACATCAGCCGCCTGCAGGAGCAG ATAGTGGACGGGAAGCTGACCAATGCTCAGGTGTTTCTCCTCCTTGACAACGCCAGGATGGCAGTGGACGACTTCAACCTCAA GTACGAAAATGAACACTCCTTCAAGAAAGACTTGGAAATTGAAGTGGAGCGTCTCCGAAAGACCTTGGATGATCTAACCATTGTCACAACAGACCTGGAACAGGAGGTCGAGGGGTTGAGGAAAGAGCTCATCCTCATGAAGAAGCGCCATGGGCAG GAAATGGAGGGACAGCACGTGCCAAATGACTTCAAGGTCAATGTGAAGCTGAATACAACCCCAGGGGAAGATCTGATTAAGATCCTGGAGGACATGAGGCAAGAATACGAGTTTATGATAAAGAAGAAGCATCGAGACTTGGATGCCTGGTATAAAGAGCAG TCAGCAGCCATTGCCCAGGAGACCGCCAGTCCCACAGCTGTGCAGAGCAACCAAGGCAACATCCATGAGCTGAAGCGCACTTTCCAGGCCCTAGAGATTGACCTGCAGGCGCAGCGCAACAGG AAATCTGCTTTGGAAAACATGTTATCGGAGACCCAGTCTCGGTACTCCTGCCAGCTCCAGGACATGCAACGCATCATCTCCCACTACGAGGAGGAACTGCTGCAGCTGCGCCATGACCTGGAGCGGCAGAACAGCGAATACAAGGTCCTCCTGGGCATCAAAACCCACCTCGAGAAGGAAATCTCCACCTACCGCCAGCTGCTGGAGGGCGAGAGCCAAGG AACAACAGAGGAATCTAAGCTGAGCGCAAGAG